Proteins co-encoded in one Candidatus Thiodictyon syntrophicum genomic window:
- a CDS encoding substrate-binding domain-containing protein produces MSAPLFHLLSGAHGVSGGEADAVGPDDLPLLPLAPFIASLQSIGILAGPLEHRRIALALRTAPDWSADRLRRVLAGLLVRDPEQLSEYERLFDAFFGAAAGAAANPEQRDRVLTRIRALREGAAARTSTPADPRANDRTDPVRPPAPLPRSRRRWVRLAAVLLLLVAAAVLTGDSHSPLVPEPVTGPGLSGGGVTGPAKPVTTQPTEPGPGPALPPTVATRVYAGMPRFGPHESIAGEPRATWAPALAIAGGLLALAGLLQGVRWWLARAPRPTPIPWRDDAGPRHFDPGRIGGPPPPRLAPAVLDELADALGHFQEPVAGRDLDAAASVAATVAQGGLAMPRFRPRRHARRVLVLDDLRTEARAWCPLAAELADGLARRGLEVKYGRFEASLTRFRTPDGHEHHLTDLDDERESYLVLVVSDGRGLVRRRPDPGLETLVRWPRVAWLDPREPRAGDAGNRRIAALGFPRYPASDAGLRAVVRGLLTERAATPNRHAAPARAAVPASGATLARRLEWLLGDALGWAETVALVPPPVSLGLAERLRRHFLPALPAERLARLMALPDSLLTAAGLQLAAPVRATLRTGFERRWSSDQRRQVHDFLYRQFRAEEPKPPDCLAHLGWERRYRWLQLYDPDPKQRTEALARLHALTATPLGGAVRADAALAAELAVLPVLGGRRDAARWRDLLPAQARAIAGEDPLRRVLGRAAAALALAGCLLLGWTGWSVSRPPTEHYLLVTDQGTPGVPLRLAQPVAGDDWQPVGPLQTSARARWDLVPERTYRLSLAWNGTIDSATREADFKASTGGGRRSLHDPVVLDKPCQERLTPHLVRRRCPPDWPDDTRTPWQPDYRGPVAEDDRDAILVVGLALQDPRAPAIADTRLLMKALLNNRSVDWFYEIAEAIPAVRDGQGPLPVTRDLAGEWEAILADLAPWGDRTQLAWWQHGEGLPTANPTADPTAPARDRFQRIDRILPAAGDTWAGLAGRALLALEPLRVAALSAAPTGPRVPELRLAGSNTIGARLAPRLVEAYLEELGARFGPWQSVQEPVEVGGQVRQEQSRLLEVTSAPPGVPVPSRILVRPYGSSTAFRALAAGQAEIGMASRPVKAEEVVQLAEIGDMTSDRNEHIIALDAIAVIVHPGNRVASLTLDQLKRIFACEITDWSQVGGSGGPIQVYARDAKSGTYDTFKSLVLATSEPRSELCSNARRYEDSARLVSDVRGDPNGIGFVSAAYVGEAGTGAKALKLDEGWISVGPSVFAVKTEEYPLSRRLFFYTPDRQSDFVQGFIRFAKSDAGQLIVSAGGFSDLRIGDSGSQEAFKHRLSTTCAVSIDAQDPKRLGGLIRDTQGADRLSITFRFRTGSLDLDNRAADDLDRVVAFLQQPENQGRQLLLLGFADSKGPYQANCNLSQIRADKVAARLRALGIQPALVRGYCEEAPVACDDPSQRDGNPKNRRVEVWLR; encoded by the coding sequence ATGTCTGCACCTTTGTTCCACTTGCTGTCTGGCGCTCACGGGGTGTCTGGCGGGGAAGCCGATGCCGTCGGACCCGACGACCTGCCGCTGCTCCCGCTGGCGCCGTTCATCGCGTCGCTTCAGTCCATCGGCATCCTGGCCGGCCCGCTGGAGCACCGGCGGATCGCACTCGCGTTGCGCACCGCGCCGGATTGGTCGGCGGACCGCCTGCGCAGGGTCCTGGCCGGGCTGCTGGTGCGCGACCCGGAGCAGTTATCGGAGTACGAACGGTTGTTCGACGCCTTCTTCGGCGCCGCTGCCGGGGCGGCGGCGAACCCCGAGCAGCGCGACCGGGTCTTGACCCGCATCCGCGCATTGCGCGAGGGCGCTGCGGCTCGGACATCGACCCCCGCTGACCCGAGGGCGAACGACCGGACAGATCCCGTCCGGCCGCCCGCTCCATTGCCCCGGTCCCGGCGGCGCTGGGTCCGGCTCGCGGCAGTGCTGCTCCTGTTGGTCGCGGCGGCAGTGCTGACAGGGGATTCGCACTCGCCACTGGTGCCTGAACCCGTAACCGGCCCCGGGCTGTCGGGCGGCGGCGTTACAGGTCCTGCTAAACCGGTGACGACCCAGCCCACCGAGCCCGGGCCCGGACCCGCACTGCCGCCGACCGTCGCGACCCGGGTCTATGCCGGCATGCCCAGGTTCGGTCCGCACGAGTCCATCGCGGGGGAACCCCGGGCGACCTGGGCGCCCGCGCTCGCCATCGCCGGCGGCCTGCTCGCGCTCGCCGGCCTGCTCCAGGGGGTCCGCTGGTGGCTCGCCCGAGCGCCGCGCCCGACGCCCATCCCATGGCGGGACGACGCCGGTCCGCGGCACTTCGACCCCGGCCGCATCGGCGGGCCGCCACCCCCACGGCTTGCGCCGGCGGTGCTCGATGAACTGGCCGACGCCCTGGGTCATTTCCAGGAACCGGTGGCCGGCCGGGACCTGGACGCCGCCGCCTCGGTCGCGGCAACCGTCGCCCAGGGGGGCTTGGCGATGCCGCGCTTCCGGCCCCGGCGGCACGCCCGGCGCGTGCTGGTCCTGGACGACCTGCGCACCGAGGCCCGCGCCTGGTGCCCGCTTGCGGCCGAGCTGGCCGACGGGCTGGCGCGGCGCGGCCTCGAGGTCAAGTATGGACGCTTCGAGGCAAGCCTGACCCGGTTCCGGACCCCGGACGGCCATGAGCACCACCTGACGGACCTGGACGACGAGCGCGAAAGCTACCTCGTCCTGGTGGTCAGCGATGGCCGCGGGTTGGTCCGCCGGCGGCCGGACCCGGGGTTGGAAACCCTGGTGCGCTGGCCCCGCGTCGCCTGGCTGGACCCGCGGGAGCCGCGCGCGGGGGATGCGGGTAACCGGCGGATCGCCGCCCTGGGTTTCCCGCGCTACCCGGCGAGCGACGCGGGTCTGCGGGCGGTCGTGCGCGGACTCTTGACCGAGCGTGCCGCGACACCGAACCGCCACGCGGCCCCGGCCCGAGCCGCGGTGCCGGCCAGCGGTGCCACCCTCGCGCGGCGCCTGGAGTGGCTGCTGGGCGATGCCCTGGGCTGGGCGGAAACGGTTGCGCTGGTGCCGCCCCCGGTGTCCCTGGGCCTGGCGGAGCGGTTGCGTCGGCACTTCCTCCCCGCGCTGCCGGCAGAGCGGCTGGCACGGCTCATGGCCCTGCCGGACAGCCTCCTGACCGCGGCGGGGCTCCAGCTCGCGGCGCCGGTGCGGGCGACCCTGCGCACGGGTTTCGAGCGCCGCTGGTCCAGCGACCAGCGCCGTCAGGTGCATGATTTTCTGTACCGGCAGTTCAGGGCGGAGGAGCCCAAGCCCCCGGACTGCCTCGCGCACCTGGGTTGGGAACGGCGTTACCGCTGGCTGCAGCTCTACGATCCGGACCCAAAGCAGCGCACCGAGGCACTGGCCCGGCTGCACGCGCTGACCGCAACCCCGCTCGGCGGCGCCGTGCGCGCGGACGCGGCACTCGCGGCCGAGCTCGCGGTGCTGCCGGTGCTCGGGGGCCGCCGCGACGCGGCCCGCTGGCGCGACCTGCTGCCGGCCCAGGCGCGGGCCATCGCGGGCGAGGACCCGCTGCGCCGCGTCCTAGGCCGCGCCGCCGCCGCGCTCGCACTGGCCGGTTGCCTGTTGCTCGGCTGGACCGGTTGGTCTGTGAGCCGTCCGCCGACGGAGCACTACTTGCTCGTCACGGACCAAGGCACGCCCGGGGTGCCGCTGCGCCTCGCGCAGCCCGTCGCGGGCGACGACTGGCAGCCAGTCGGCCCACTCCAGACCTCCGCCAGGGCGCGCTGGGACCTGGTCCCCGAGCGGACCTACCGGCTCTCGCTGGCCTGGAACGGAACCATCGACTCGGCCACCCGGGAGGCCGACTTCAAGGCCAGCACCGGCGGCGGCCGACGATCGCTGCACGACCCCGTAGTGCTCGACAAGCCCTGCCAGGAACGGCTGACACCGCACCTGGTGCGCCGGCGCTGCCCGCCCGACTGGCCGGACGACACCCGCACCCCCTGGCAACCGGACTACCGGGGTCCGGTCGCCGAGGACGACCGCGACGCCATCCTCGTGGTCGGCCTCGCGCTCCAGGACCCGCGCGCACCGGCCATCGCCGACACCCGGCTGCTGATGAAGGCGTTGCTGAACAACCGTTCCGTCGACTGGTTCTACGAGATCGCCGAGGCCATCCCGGCGGTCCGCGACGGTCAGGGGCCGCTGCCGGTCACGCGCGACCTGGCCGGCGAGTGGGAGGCGATCCTGGCCGATCTCGCACCCTGGGGCGACCGCACCCAACTGGCCTGGTGGCAGCACGGCGAGGGGTTGCCGACGGCCAACCCGACAGCCGACCCGACGGCCCCGGCACGGGATCGGTTCCAGCGCATCGATCGCATTCTGCCCGCTGCCGGCGATACCTGGGCGGGACTCGCCGGGCGGGCGTTGCTCGCGCTCGAACCGCTGCGCGTCGCGGCGCTGTCGGCAGCACCGACCGGGCCCCGGGTGCCGGAGCTGCGGCTGGCCGGCTCCAACACCATCGGGGCGCGCCTGGCGCCGCGACTGGTCGAGGCCTACCTGGAGGAGCTGGGCGCGCGCTTCGGACCCTGGCAGAGCGTTCAGGAGCCGGTGGAAGTCGGGGGTCAGGTGCGGCAGGAACAGTCCCGGCTACTTGAAGTCACCAGCGCGCCCCCCGGCGTGCCGGTGCCGAGTCGCATCCTTGTCCGTCCCTACGGTTCGTCGACGGCGTTTCGGGCGCTGGCCGCGGGCCAGGCGGAGATCGGCATGGCTTCACGGCCGGTCAAAGCCGAAGAAGTAGTACAGCTAGCCGAGATCGGCGATATGACCAGCGACCGGAACGAACACATCATCGCGCTGGACGCCATAGCTGTCATCGTGCATCCCGGCAACCGGGTAGCGAGCCTGACCCTGGATCAGCTCAAACGCATCTTTGCCTGCGAGATCACTGACTGGTCCCAGGTGGGCGGCAGCGGAGGACCGATCCAGGTCTATGCCCGCGACGCCAAGTCCGGCACCTACGACACCTTCAAGTCTCTCGTGCTGGCGACATCCGAGCCCAGGTCCGAACTCTGCTCGAATGCGCGCCGCTACGAGGACAGCGCCCGACTGGTCAGCGACGTACGCGGCGACCCCAACGGGATCGGCTTTGTGAGCGCGGCCTATGTCGGCGAGGCTGGCACCGGCGCCAAGGCACTCAAGCTCGACGAGGGTTGGATCAGCGTGGGTCCGAGCGTCTTTGCCGTGAAGACCGAGGAGTATCCGCTGTCGCGGCGGCTGTTCTTCTACACCCCGGACCGGCAGAGCGACTTCGTGCAGGGCTTTATCCGCTTCGCAAAGAGCGATGCCGGTCAGCTTATAGTGTCCGCCGGCGGCTTCTCCGACCTGCGTATCGGTGACAGCGGCTCGCAAGAGGCCTTCAAACACCGGCTCTCGACAACGTGCGCCGTCTCGATCGACGCGCAGGACCCAAAGAGACTCGGCGGGCTCATCCGGGATACCCAGGGCGCCGACCGACTATCCATAACCTTCCGCTTCAGGACCGGTAGTCTGGACCTCGACAACCGGGCCGCGGATGACCTCGACCGGGTGGTCGCGTTTCTACAGCAGCCGGAGAACCAGGGTCGGCAACTGCTGCTGCTCGGGTTCGCGGATTCCAAAGGTCCCTATCAGGCCAACTGCAACCTGTCCCAGATCCGTGCCGACAAGGTTGCGGCCCGCCTCCGCGCCCTCGGCATCCAACCCGCGCTGGTACGCGGCTATTGCGAGGAGGCGCCGGTCGCCTGCGATGACCCGAGCCAACGCGACGGCAACCCGAAGAACCGCCGCGTCGAGGTCTGGCTGCGTTGA
- a CDS encoding SUMF1/EgtB/PvdO family nonheme iron enzyme, whose protein sequence is MGEELTATGRQGDVAPTGAGDAQTAARSGQPGPRLSVSQPDAATVRLTLAGVGALPPAPLFALRRDDGTYFDPNGGRAQSPLPFPAPHRRDGDRLAVDLPDLLWLTATDPGRDLMLEVWRDGDTAPMITSAPWPRDEEASPSPVPPPVGSEPEPRQGRRINRLRLRPGSFAIDPLLPNQLAPAAVTGIEASVATDVDGDTGVRVEVAREAQAIRIDLPAGAPVLHRLRYRLDLADAPPVVGDIRILYFKAWVWAALGLFVPAVALLLWWLTVSLAAPLLARDDRVTLAAGGEALVDFLANDRLPGDPGVSLGPVDACGVSAEAVGAGRATRARLQASTAAVGDCAIPYRLTGGGLTSTAVIRARVEPRPLHAREDRFAVPRNGSLALDLIANDELPAPPARAAVTVELDREGLIGELRETDVPGQVRYIAPYGVEQADRFRYRLTSDGQMSEWAQVEVQIGRGASGSPPPTDLPKPREPIGLEAVDDRFDAATGLPRTFDVLANDRFDRAAGAPPPGLTLTRSATGVAASLSPDGRLRIDTAGPAAGAAAVLEYRLTQADRGDTAQVTVQLPPPAAGPTAPPPGSATACRSAPGEPAFVLIPKGQYARPANPGRELARGLDAFAQADIDLGGPDGGFPVVLEQDICLQREEVSARAYFEYADHTPGQQEQAQLVRGTMEQMKAMMKAEGTSDSPVFSLASRDAEGFLAYMQRQHRRDYRLPSVREWLAALLYAVANRDQALEVSLRRRVREFSADRTAGGQVLALGPSEMHDRRWIEEADPAVPVLDAGLRLVRPPEAP, encoded by the coding sequence ATGGGTGAGGAATTGACCGCCACGGGGCGCCAGGGCGACGTCGCGCCAACCGGTGCGGGTGATGCGCAGACCGCCGCCCGGTCCGGCCAGCCGGGTCCGCGGCTGTCGGTCTCCCAGCCGGATGCTGCGACGGTCAGGCTCACCCTCGCCGGGGTCGGTGCGCTGCCCCCGGCGCCGCTGTTCGCGCTGCGCCGGGACGACGGCACCTATTTCGATCCGAACGGGGGCCGTGCGCAGTCGCCATTGCCCTTTCCCGCCCCGCATCGACGCGACGGCGACCGTTTGGCGGTGGACCTCCCGGACTTGCTGTGGCTGACCGCGACCGATCCCGGCCGGGATCTGATGCTCGAGGTCTGGCGCGACGGCGACACCGCGCCAATGATCACGTCGGCCCCCTGGCCCCGTGACGAGGAGGCGAGTCCGTCGCCGGTGCCCCCTCCCGTCGGGTCAGAGCCCGAGCCGCGCCAGGGGCGACGGATCAACCGGCTGCGGTTGCGCCCCGGCAGCTTTGCGATCGACCCGCTGCTGCCGAACCAACTCGCCCCGGCCGCGGTCACGGGGATCGAGGCCAGCGTCGCAACGGACGTGGACGGGGACACCGGCGTCCGGGTCGAGGTCGCGCGGGAGGCGCAGGCGATCAGGATCGACCTCCCCGCCGGTGCGCCGGTGCTGCATCGCTTGCGTTATCGACTGGACCTGGCCGATGCCCCCCCGGTGGTCGGCGACATTCGCATCCTGTATTTCAAAGCGTGGGTCTGGGCGGCACTGGGCCTGTTCGTGCCGGCGGTCGCGCTGCTGCTCTGGTGGTTGACCGTTTCGCTGGCCGCGCCGCTGCTGGCTCGCGACGATCGGGTGACGCTGGCCGCCGGCGGGGAGGCGTTGGTCGATTTCCTGGCCAATGACCGCCTGCCCGGCGACCCAGGTGTCAGCCTGGGCCCAGTGGACGCCTGCGGCGTGTCGGCCGAAGCGGTCGGCGCGGGGCGCGCAACCCGGGCGCGGCTCCAGGCGTCCACGGCGGCGGTGGGCGACTGTGCGATCCCCTATCGCCTGACCGGTGGCGGCCTCACCAGCACCGCCGTGATCCGGGCGCGGGTCGAGCCGCGCCCGCTGCACGCGCGCGAAGACCGCTTCGCCGTGCCGCGCAACGGCAGCCTGGCGCTCGACCTGATCGCCAACGACGAATTACCGGCGCCCCCCGCGCGCGCTGCGGTGACCGTAGAACTCGACCGCGAGGGCCTGATCGGCGAGCTGCGGGAGACGGACGTGCCCGGCCAGGTGCGCTATATCGCGCCCTATGGTGTCGAGCAGGCGGATCGCTTCCGCTATCGCCTGACGTCCGACGGGCAAATGTCCGAGTGGGCGCAGGTCGAGGTGCAGATCGGTCGCGGCGCCTCCGGGTCGCCCCCGCCGACGGACCTGCCAAAGCCGCGGGAGCCGATCGGCCTGGAGGCCGTGGACGACCGGTTCGACGCGGCGACCGGCTTGCCGCGCACCTTCGACGTACTGGCCAACGACCGTTTCGACCGTGCGGCCGGGGCACCGCCGCCCGGGTTGACGCTCACCCGCTCAGCAACGGGCGTCGCGGCCAGCCTGTCGCCGGACGGTCGGCTGCGGATCGACACCGCGGGCCCAGCAGCTGGCGCAGCGGCCGTCCTGGAATACCGCCTGACCCAAGCCGATCGCGGCGACACGGCGCAGGTCACAGTGCAACTGCCGCCGCCCGCAGCCGGACCCACGGCACCCCCGCCGGGATCGGCCACGGCCTGTCGATCCGCCCCCGGCGAGCCGGCCTTTGTGCTGATTCCAAAAGGCCAATACGCACGGCCCGCCAATCCTGGCCGCGAACTGGCGCGCGGCCTGGACGCCTTCGCGCAGGCCGACATCGACCTGGGCGGCCCGGATGGCGGCTTTCCGGTGGTGTTGGAGCAGGACATCTGCCTCCAGCGGGAGGAAGTTTCGGCACGGGCCTACTTCGAGTACGCGGACCACACGCCGGGTCAGCAAGAACAGGCCCAACTCGTTCGCGGCACGATGGAGCAGATGAAGGCAATGATGAAAGCGGAAGGCACAAGCGACTCGCCGGTCTTCTCCCTCGCCAGCCGAGATGCCGAGGGTTTCCTGGCATACATGCAGCGCCAGCACCGGCGGGACTACCGGTTGCCAAGCGTGCGCGAATGGCTGGCCGCGCTGTTGTACGCCGTTGCCAACCGGGATCAGGCGCTTGAGGTCAGCCTCCGGCGGCGGGTGCGGGAGTTTTCCGCGGACCGCACCGCAGGGGGGCAAGTCCTGGCACTCGGCCCATCGGAGATGCACGACCGGCGCTGGATCGAGGAGGCGGATCCGGCCGTGCCGGTCCTGGATGCGGGTCTGCGGCTGGTCAGGCCGCCGGAGGCGCCATGA
- a CDS encoding AAA family ATPase produces MTYRFDLLEGDSTPPAGPLPDLAARPFIAWRGSFADDARHFVPGRELTDAMQTAIALGDPLLLTGEPGTGKTQAAYWAAWRLGIGEVLHFQVKSDSTARDLLYRFDAVRYFHEANLRRDRPLPAKRQFIDKRELWQAFDSGHPRLVLIDEIDKAPRDFPNDLLLELDRMRFQVAETGAWIAAAPANRPILFITSNSERRLPEPFLRRCVYHHIRFDAKHLNAVINARRDEFAALPDALLTQAVERFLSLRDCPLRRLPATGECLVWLRVMALAAGRLPSVLAEDLSKLPFIETLVKDHEDRQVLSGGRGL; encoded by the coding sequence ATGACCTATCGCTTCGACTTGTTGGAGGGCGATTCGACCCCGCCCGCCGGGCCGCTGCCCGACCTCGCGGCGCGGCCCTTTATCGCCTGGCGCGGCTCCTTCGCCGACGATGCGCGCCATTTCGTCCCCGGCCGGGAGTTGACGGACGCCATGCAGACCGCCATCGCGCTGGGCGACCCGCTGTTGCTCACCGGGGAGCCCGGCACCGGCAAGACCCAGGCCGCCTATTGGGCGGCCTGGCGCCTGGGCATCGGGGAGGTGCTGCACTTTCAGGTGAAATCCGACAGCACGGCGCGCGACCTGCTGTACCGCTTCGATGCGGTGCGCTATTTCCACGAGGCCAATCTGCGCCGCGACCGGCCGCTGCCGGCCAAGCGGCAGTTCATCGACAAGCGCGAGCTGTGGCAGGCCTTCGACAGCGGGCATCCGCGGCTGGTGCTGATCGACGAGATCGACAAGGCGCCGCGGGACTTTCCGAACGACCTGTTGCTGGAGCTGGACCGCATGCGCTTTCAGGTCGCCGAGACCGGCGCCTGGATCGCGGCCGCGCCAGCCAATCGCCCTATCCTGTTCATTACCTCCAACAGCGAGCGGCGCCTGCCGGAGCCCTTCCTGCGTCGCTGCGTCTATCACCACATCCGCTTCGACGCGAAACATCTGAATGCCGTGATCAACGCCCGGCGCGACGAGTTCGCCGCGCTGCCCGATGCCCTGCTGACCCAGGCGGTGGAGCGCTTTCTAAGCCTGCGCGACTGTCCGTTGCGCAGACTTCCGGCCACCGGCGAGTGCCTCGTCTGGTTGCGCGTGATGGCCCTGGCGGCGGGGCGGCTGCCGTCGGTACTGGCCGAGGACTTGAGCAAACTGCCGTTCATCGAGACCCTGGTCAAGGACCACGAGGATCGGCAAGTGCTGAGCGGCGGACGCGGGTTATGA
- a CDS encoding Ig-like domain-containing protein: METADLAVRLPDEIQYAACKVPDPDSDRWYDTVPESDWKTAVTLRCEQSGLSGWQVDEERFQPGDDVRFALRDPAQPDGKLPGIGRGLELDKSWRPQSLLDLWPCADETSGGGGIHWRTLLAVFASLAVMAIVLWVFFGDKGDKKLTAVAISFEVHPGQAVLLDFDTDGRVTGTRGRPFKVSPVREPSLGRVVVVSDRVLQYTAPEGKDGPDSFAYRVTINGNGTAPESVTAQVDVSIVNRPPTVKDSYRHKPIATNEQPKFDLSEVVRDDDIKPGKGAQLELVNCKPNEFGEIKLLGGLNAQFLPSGRPGKNVLMDCQVKDPVGAMADVPLIFDVVPPPVSTLPPIGPVRVLVGAEQRIEPGQLLRRAGHPELTRLTDVAVNSPDHGSARLDGGEILYTAPLDFSGTASFSYRATDQDGQHRSGTVEVQIDNQPPVLKPIEIQTVVGQPVTVDVTAYVQDADRARGQGWTLTVPPDPRFAVSGKSIIFTPGQGDTQVEWPYRITDQAGTTAEGRILVRLEPPKDTRFPDASVPDPIRVGETRRLDLAEIVNGWGPTWRLASVGTASIGVPRRVDDHTVEILAPVDRYGSTAFSFTATDAQGRSGTGRISLTVVNQPPTARDARISGAANKPIEIDLAGFVSDPDAAQGQGLRSKLVREPSFGHINLSNGRLLTFDPEGKSGVATAWYRVTDDAKASSADHRIDIDIGADDTPPSPEWATILQEIGQLIRKGEFANAQLRCREAASSGDFRVAQMCGGAFSRLPDRELSRKASTKFAREMFDLAATRSADTQIRTDARKAAEQLQPDSAP; encoded by the coding sequence GTGGAGACGGCCGACTTAGCGGTGCGCCTGCCCGACGAGATCCAGTATGCCGCATGCAAGGTCCCAGATCCGGACTCGGACCGCTGGTATGACACCGTTCCGGAATCGGACTGGAAGACCGCCGTTACGCTCCGTTGTGAGCAGTCCGGCCTCAGCGGCTGGCAAGTTGATGAAGAACGCTTCCAGCCCGGTGACGACGTCCGCTTTGCGCTACGCGACCCGGCGCAACCCGATGGCAAACTGCCGGGAATCGGTCGCGGGCTTGAGTTGGACAAATCCTGGCGCCCGCAGAGCCTGCTCGACCTGTGGCCGTGCGCGGACGAGACCAGCGGCGGCGGCGGCATTCATTGGCGTACCTTGTTGGCCGTTTTCGCCAGCCTGGCGGTTATGGCAATCGTTCTGTGGGTGTTCTTCGGCGATAAGGGCGATAAGAAGTTGACGGCCGTAGCAATTTCATTCGAGGTTCATCCCGGTCAGGCGGTTCTGCTGGATTTCGACACCGACGGGAGGGTGACGGGCACACGGGGACGACCATTCAAGGTCAGCCCGGTTCGCGAACCGTCGCTCGGGAGAGTCGTCGTCGTCAGTGACCGGGTTCTTCAATACACTGCCCCAGAGGGTAAGGATGGCCCCGACAGCTTCGCGTATCGGGTTACTATAAACGGCAATGGCACCGCGCCGGAGAGCGTAACGGCACAAGTCGATGTATCGATCGTCAATCGTCCCCCGACAGTTAAAGATTCATACCGGCACAAACCGATTGCGACAAATGAGCAGCCTAAATTCGACCTCTCTGAGGTCGTCCGGGACGATGACATCAAACCTGGCAAAGGGGCGCAACTGGAACTGGTTAACTGTAAGCCGAACGAATTCGGAGAAATCAAGCTGCTCGGGGGTTTGAACGCGCAGTTCCTTCCCAGCGGACGGCCCGGCAAGAACGTCCTGATGGACTGCCAGGTGAAGGATCCGGTAGGGGCTATGGCTGACGTCCCGCTGATATTCGACGTGGTGCCGCCGCCGGTCAGCACGCTGCCCCCGATCGGCCCTGTCCGGGTCCTCGTTGGTGCCGAGCAACGCATCGAGCCTGGGCAGTTGCTCCGTAGGGCGGGGCATCCCGAACTGACCAGACTCACCGACGTTGCCGTCAACTCACCGGATCACGGCAGCGCCCGGTTGGATGGCGGTGAGATACTCTACACGGCCCCTCTCGACTTCAGCGGGACCGCAAGCTTCTCCTATCGAGCAACGGACCAGGATGGACAGCACCGCAGCGGCACCGTGGAAGTTCAGATCGACAACCAGCCGCCGGTGCTCAAACCCATAGAGATCCAGACGGTCGTGGGCCAGCCAGTCACGGTGGATGTCACCGCCTATGTGCAGGATGCCGACCGCGCCCGCGGGCAGGGCTGGACCCTGACGGTGCCGCCGGACCCGCGCTTTGCGGTGAGCGGCAAGTCGATCATTTTTACGCCGGGGCAAGGCGATACGCAGGTGGAGTGGCCCTATCGGATCACGGATCAGGCCGGCACCACGGCCGAGGGGCGCATCCTGGTGCGCCTCGAGCCGCCCAAAGACACCCGGTTCCCGGACGCAAGCGTGCCTGACCCGATCCGCGTCGGCGAAACCCGGCGCCTCGACCTCGCCGAAATTGTCAACGGTTGGGGACCGACCTGGCGGTTGGCCAGCGTGGGGACCGCCAGCATCGGGGTACCGAGACGCGTTGACGATCACACGGTTGAGATCCTGGCGCCGGTGGACCGCTACGGAAGCACAGCGTTTAGCTTTACTGCCACCGACGCTCAGGGGCGGTCGGGCACTGGGCGGATCAGCCTGACCGTAGTCAACCAGCCGCCGACGGCCCGGGACGCCCGGATCTCCGGGGCAGCGAACAAGCCGATCGAGATCGATCTCGCCGGGTTTGTTTCAGACCCCGATGCCGCACAAGGCCAGGGATTGCGGTCCAAGCTAGTCCGTGAACCCTCGTTTGGGCACATCAACCTGTCCAATGGCCGTCTGCTGACGTTCGACCCCGAGGGTAAGAGCGGCGTGGCGACCGCTTGGTATCGCGTCACTGACGATGCCAAGGCTTCGAGCGCGGATCATCGGATCGATATCGATATCGGGGCCGACGACACCCCGCCCTCTCCCGAATGGGCAACAATTCTTCAGGAAATCGGACAGTTGATCCGCAAGGGAGAATTCGCGAATGCGCAATTGCGTTGTCGCGAAGCGGCATCCAGTGGGGACTTTAGAGTGGCCCAAATGTGTGGCGGTGCTTTCTCGCGGCTGCCTGATCGAGAACTTTCAAGGAAAGCAAGCACGAAGTTCGCCCGCGAAATGTTTGACCTTGCTGCGACCCGTTCCGCCGATACCCAGATCCGCACCGACGCGCGTAAGGCCGCGGAGCAGCTACAGCCCGATTCCGCGCCGTAA